The Maniola jurtina chromosome 1, ilManJurt1.1, whole genome shotgun sequence genome has a window encoding:
- the LOC123869238 gene encoding uncharacterized protein LOC123869238, whose product MQIQGLTSTEVKNKIKAIRATYYLELDKIQKSTRSGASGDVYVPKVKWFQELDGFIKNAIVKRKTMDNSGTSNDDAELGEAEGVGDGAENVSRSTENNDNSTETPTQAIQTPVRNSVIAPNQPGPPRSKRSKISQMAAMIKDLKSVSNDVKMSPSEEESDADIFGKHVAAQLKKLSEEQSVIAQEEIQKILSKARLANIQQKKYTENAHSSSPNYFIPSPAATTTSSTSSMGFYSLEPNPMTASSDNTITFYPPEVAEPATSNSSLGFHPSDRSTNPTFVNPRQVIITPSGLNYNTTINEEAESENNTAVNTIMRAYENS is encoded by the exons ATGCAAATCCAAGGGCTCACTTCTActgaagtaaaaaataaaattaaagccatAAGGGCTACATATTATTTAGAGCTCGACAAGATACAAAAATCCACCAGATCTGGCGCTAGTGGGGACGTATATGTCCCAAAAGTCAAGTGGTTTCAAGAACTGGACGGCTTTATAAAAAATGCTATTGTAAAAAGGAAAACAAtg GATAACTCAGGAACCAGCAACGATGACGCTGAGTTGGGTGAAGCTGAGGGTGTTGGTGACGGAGCTGAAAATGTATCAAGATCTACTGAAAATAATGATAATTCTACTGAAACGCCAACTCAAGCCATCCAGACGCCAGTTCGAAATTCTGTGATAGCTCCCAATCAACCTGGGCCTCCGCGATCAAAACGCTCCAAAATATCTCAGATGGCCGCCATGATAAAGGACTTAAAAAGTGTGTCAAATGATGTTAAAATGTCACCATCTGAAGAAGAGTCTGACGCTGATATTTTCGGTAAACATGTGGCGGCTCAACTAAAAAAACTGTCTGAAGAACAATCTGTTATTGCACAAGAAGagatccaaaaaatattatctaaagcTAGATTGGCTAATATACAACAAAAGAAGTATACAGAAAATGCACACTCTTCATCCCCTAACTATTTTATCCCTAGTCCGGCAGCAACTACAACAAGCAGCACAAGTAGCATGGGATTTTACTCCCTGGAGCCCAACCCAATGACTGCATCAAGCGACAACACCATAACATTTTACCCGCCAGAGGTTGCCGAGCCTGCCACTAGCAACAGCTCTTTAGGATTTCATCCTTCCGATCGATCAACGAACCCCACATTTGTAAACCCCAGGCAGGTTATTATTACACCCTCAGGTTTGAATTACAACACCACGATCAACGAAGAAGCTGAAAGTGAAAATAACACTGCTGTTAACACGATTATGCGTGCTTATGAAAATTCTTAA